Genomic DNA from Actinomycetota bacterium:
GCGGTAGGCCATCGCGGTCGACGGCTAGCCACGCCAGTCCGGCGTCATCGAGCAGGTGACGGACCTGCCCGTAGGCCACCGGCCCCGTCCAGGCACCCTCGACCGGTCCGGCGCCGTTTCGCACGGTGTCGAGCGCCACGGTGATGGTGATGTGGGGGCGTACCCCGTGGGTGGTGGGTGCCTGGCCGGCGCGCAGCGCCGCCGACAGCGCGTCGATGATGGCGTCGCCGGTGCGCTGCTCGCTGGTGCGGTGCTCGCCTGGGCGGTCGGGGCGGCGGAAGGCGTGCACGGCGGTGGCCACGATCTCGGCGTCGATCCCTGCCCACGACCCGAACAGCTGCGCGGTGCCCTGGTCGGTGTGGGTGAGTGTGGCGCGCCGGCGGGCGTGGCGGCGGGTGTCGTCGCGCATCGCCGCGTCGTGGTCGACCTCGGCCAGACGCCGCCGGCAGGTGCGCCCGAACTCGACCGGGTCTTGGGCGCGGGCGGCGTCGACCAGTTCGGCCTCGAGGCGGTCGCGGAGGTCTCCCGGCAGCAGGTGCGCCAGGGTGTCCGACAGCAGCCGGGCGTGGCGGGCGGTCAGCTGCCCGGCGTCGGCCGCAGCCCCGGCGACCGGGTGCGCGTCG
This window encodes:
- a CDS encoding 13E12 repeat family protein produces the protein MAVQAPTVFGAERLQGLASAVDGVVAARIDELGDDEIRAELEAVEVARRRLEARACRLTAALSERAARRAAETDPHDVRAGERAGRQVRRDLADHLNWSPGQAKRAVADATALDAHPVAGAAADAGQLTARHARLLSDTLAHLLPGDLRDRLEAELVDAARAQDPVEFGRTCRRRLAEVDHDAAMRDDTRRHARRRATLTHTDQGTAQLFGSWAGIDAEIVATAVHAFRRPDRPGEHRTSEQRTGDAIIDALSAALRAGQAPTTHGVRPHITITVALDTVRNGAGPVEGAWTGPVAYGQVRHLLDDAGLAWLAVDRDGLPLAAGPEVRTVRAGLWRALVHRDGGCIAEGCDAPPAWCDVMHLGAPHAQGGRLTLHTAGLGCRYHHRRYDHHTWQVTWTHQRPTLHPPGSRAGPDP